ACCCCTACAAGGACCCTGACTTATGAACAATTCAGTCATCACCGTGATCGGCAAAGACCGCGTCGGCATCGTGTACGACGTTTCCAGAATTTTGGCGGAAAACCGAATCAACATCCTCAATATCAGCCAGCAGCTGATGGACGATTTCTTCACCATGATTATCTTGGTGGATACCTCAAAATGCCCCAAATCGCGGCAAGAAATGCTGGATTTGTTTGCGGAAGAGAGCAAAAAACTCGCGCTCGATATCCGTATGCAAAACGAAGAAATTTTCCAAGCCATGCATCGCATTTGAGTCGGAGGAATGTGATGAGTATCCAATCCGGCGAAATTTTAGAAACCGTCAAAATGGTTGCCGACCAGCATTTCGACGTCCGCACCATTACCATAGGCATTGATTTGCACGACTGTATCAGCACCGACATCGACGTGTTGAACCAAAACATTTACAACAAAATCACCACTGTCGGCAAAGATTTGGTCGCTACTGCGAAACACCTTTCCGCCAAATACGGCGTGCCGATTGTGAATCAGCGTATTTCCGTCACGCCGATTGCCCAAATCGCGGCGGCAACCAAAGCCGATTCTTACGTCAGCGTGGCGCAGACTTTGGACAAGGCAGCCAAAGCCATCGGCGTGTCTTTTATCGGCGGCTTTTCCGCGCTGGTGCAAAAAGGCATGTCGCCTTCAGACGAGGTGTTAATCCGCTCCATTCCCGAAGCGATGAAGACCACTGACATTGTGTGCAGCTCCATCAATATCGGCAGCACGCGCGCGGGCATCAATATGGATGCGGTCAGACTGGCGGGCGAAACCATCAAACGCACGGCTGAAATCACGCCCGAAGGTTTCGGCTGCGCTAAAATCGTCGTGTTCTGCAATGCGGTGGAAGACAATCCGTTTATGGCGGGCGCGTTTCACGGGTCGGGCGAAGCGGACGCCGTTATCAACGTCGGCGTATCGGGGCCGGGCGTGGTCAAAGCCGCGCTGGAAAATTCGGACGCAGTCAGCCTGACCGAAGTCGCTGAAGTCGTGAAGAAAACCGCCTTCAAAATCACCCGCGTGGGCGAACTCATCGGCCGCGAAGCCTCGAAAATACTGGGCATCCCGTTCGGTATTCTCGATTTGTCGCTGGCACCGACCCCCGCCGTCGGCGACTCGGTGGCACGTATCCTTGAAGAAATGGGTTTAAGCGTTTGCGGTACGCACGGCACGACGGCTGCCTTGGCATTGCTGAACGATGCCGTGAAAAAAGGCGGCATGATGGCTTCCAGCGCGGTCGGCGGTTTGAGCGGCGCGTTTATCCCCGTTTCCGAAGACGAAGGCATGATTGCCTCCGCCG
The DNA window shown above is from Neisseria sicca and carries:
- a CDS encoding ACT domain-containing protein — its product is MNNSVITVIGKDRVGIVYDVSRILAENRINILNISQQLMDDFFTMIILVDTSKCPKSRQEMLDLFAEESKKLALDIRMQNEEIFQAMHRI
- a CDS encoding PFL family protein, which produces MSIQSGEILETVKMVADQHFDVRTITIGIDLHDCISTDIDVLNQNIYNKITTVGKDLVATAKHLSAKYGVPIVNQRISVTPIAQIAAATKADSYVSVAQTLDKAAKAIGVSFIGGFSALVQKGMSPSDEVLIRSIPEAMKTTDIVCSSINIGSTRAGINMDAVRLAGETIKRTAEITPEGFGCAKIVVFCNAVEDNPFMAGAFHGSGEADAVINVGVSGPGVVKAALENSDAVSLTEVAEVVKKTAFKITRVGELIGREASKILGIPFGILDLSLAPTPAVGDSVARILEEMGLSVCGTHGTTAALALLNDAVKKGGMMASSAVGGLSGAFIPVSEDEGMIASAEAGVLTLDKLEAMTAVCSVGLDMIAVPGDTPAHTISGIIADEAAIGMINSKTTAVRIIPVTGKTVGDNVEFGGLLGYAPVMPVKEGSCEVFVNRGGRIPAPVQSMKN